Genomic DNA from Leptospira hartskeerlii:
CCCTCTTGGACTGCTGATTTCAAAAAGGCCAAAGTCAATCTTTCAGGACAAGGCATGATACAATCATAAAAATAGATCGCCGAGTCCATGGCTAATCCAAGACTTTGGATCTCTTTTTTAGAAAGGTTTTTATGTGCAGGGATTTTTTTGGATGTATCCCAGGTCCGGTTCCTATCAAAAGAAAGTAGATCGTATACGAATAGACCGATCTTTTCCAAAAGACCCGGATTTGGAAGGATCATAGGATAAGGATATACTAGATTGGGTGCGATATTAGATAAGATCCTTCTTTCCCTGAGGGCTTCTCTAACTAAAGAGAGATCAAAACGTTTTAAGTATCTGAGTCCGCCGTGGATCAACTTTCCTGTGGCAGATGATGTAGCTCCCCCGAAATCTTTTTTTTCGACCAAGGCAACAGAAAGCCCTCTGCTCGCCACCTCATACGCCAAGGCAGAACCGGTGATCCCCCCGCCTATGATCAATACGTCAAAGTAAGCTTCATCTCCTACTTTTTCGATAAAACGTTCTAATTTTAGCGGATTCATTTACCTGCCTTAAAAGAAGAAACGATCTCTCGAATCTCTTTCTGTAGAGCTGCCCTTTCACTTTCTATATTCCAAAGTCCTAAACGAAAAATTAATATAGGGAGTCTCCATCTTTCTATATCTTTCCAATCCATTCCGGAAATGGAAAGATATCTCTTTAAATAGCCTTTTAAGATGAACTTTCGAACCACAGTATAAAATAAAACTTTTAGAAATGGAGTGCCGGGCCAAAGTTCCGCATCCTGAAACAGAAAAACAGTGGAAGCAACATCCGCGGCCGCATCTCCTTTTAAAGCCGTCATCCAATCTATGATCACAAAAGAATCATTGGTCACGATCACATTTTCAGGATGGAAATCCAGATGTAGAACGGAAGAACCTTCGGGCAAATTTTCGATGAACTGTTTTGCGATCTTCTTCTCATCTTTACTCAAGAAAGAAAGAGGTTCCTTAGAAAGAACTTTCACCGCTTCCGATCTGATATCCTTCATTTTCTTGGTTTGTTTATTATGCAAATCCAGATGGAGGTCAGCGAGTATTTTAGAAAGACTGAAAAAAGTCAGAGGCTTTTTGTCCGGAAGTTTAGTGAGTGAAATTCCATCCAGTCTATCGAAGATCAACCCTTTCCTATCTCCAATTTTAACCTTCTCATAACATTTCATGGAAGTGGCACCTGCAGAAAAGGCGATTACGGAATTAGAATATTCCGTATCAACTTCGGAGGCAGGGAATTCTTTAAAAAATAATTTTAGGATCTTACTAGGGCCGTATTCCGAAATTTCGGCGGACCTACCTATCGCGAGTGAATTTCCAGGACTTGGTCGGTTTGTTTTTTTGGCGGGCATGATTCTCTTCTCTATTATTTAGCAAAACTGATTCTATACTCGCACATGCACGAGCAAGAAGTAATTTTAGTCAGCGAAGCGAGCCTCAAGTGCCTGGAACAGGTTCTTAAATAAGTTTGATACCGAATTTTTCGAGAACGTAATTGAATGAAACAAAAAGCAACACAGTCAATAGAACACAGGAACCTAGTGCGAACCAAAAACCGAATGCAGAATACAGTTTAGGAAATATTAGAAACATAGGCAATGTGGGAATTACAAACCAAAAAGTATAATATGCATGATTAGAGATCTTTTCAGGATCCGTTCTTTCGAATTGCAGCCAAAGCAAGGTCAGTATCGTCACCAAAGGAAGAGAAGCAATCAACGCACCTATACGATCGTTCCTTCGTGCAATTTCCGAAATCAAAACCACTAATGCAGAAGTTACCGCATATTTAAGAGCAAGATATAACATAGATCTAGAGAATTATAAAAGCTATAGATGGATTTTTCGCAAGTTTATCTCGAAGGTTTTTGGATTTTTCTACTGATCCCTAAAACGGAAATATCATCTTGCTTAGGAGATCCATCTAAGAATTCATCCAACTTATTTAATATTTGATCGATCCCTTCTCCTATGGAAATTCCTTTCAGATTACCTATGATCGCTTCAACTCTTTCTTCTCCGAATTCCTCTTTGTTGGAATTCCATTGTTCAAAAAGACCGTCCGTAAAAAGGATCAGTTTAGAATCCTGATTAAATCCGATCTCATTCGAAGTGTATTTTGTATTCGGGATCACCCCCATGATCCTTCCTGTTTTTTCCAAGGAATGGATTTCTTGGTCTTGGAGCAGGTATTGAGGCACATGGCCCGCAGAGGAATATCGGATCAAATTTAGGTTTGTATCAATGTCGACCACTATACAAGTGAAGAATTGATTCAAATTTTTGAATGTATGCAAGAACTCGTTGTTTAAATGATATAAAATTTCGGTAACGCTATAAATACCTCGTTTTAAGGATTCATAAATTGCCTTGATCGCCATTGTCAAGAGCGCAGCTTGCACTCCATGTCCGGTAGCGTCAGCAAGAAACACCCGAGTTAGCCCAGGACGAAGTTCCATAATGTCGAAAAAGTCCCCTCCAACTTCGGTGAGAGGAAGATATCTAACAGTAATTTCTAATTCTCCTGTGAGTTTATCTTCCTGAGAAATGATACCGGATTGGATCTTTCGAGCGGTGGACAGATCACTTTGAAGTAAACTAAGATTATGTTCTAATTCAATTGCTAAAGTTTCCTTTTCTTTAATATTAGTTCTGATCTTATCTAATACAAGATTGTATCTTTCTGCGATTTGCCCTACTTCCGTAAAAGGTTCAATAGAAAGGTCCTGGCTTAAATCTCCAGTCTGTTTTTGGTATTCCATTTCCATAAAGAGATCTATGAGTTCAGTAGTGGCCCTATGTTCCGTATAATTCAATCCTTGGAATTCATTTTGAGGAGAAACTCTAAGGCTGTAAAAACGATGTATGACATAAAGAAGAGGATAACTTACGCCGAAGGAAAGAATTGCGCAGGAAACTACGCCTAAGAACTGCACGAGGATTTGTGTAGTTCTATCCAATCCTGTACCTAAAACGGAAAGGTCCCCGAAAAATCCTACCGCCAAAGTTCCCCAAATCCCGGACACAAGATGAACAGGAATAGCTCCTACAGCATCGTCCAATTTGAGTTTCTCCAGAAGGACACCCGCTTCGAACATTAAAATTCCTGCAACTAGACCGATCAAAATTGATTCCAGAGAGTTGACTGCATTACAAGGAGCCGTGATTGCTACAAGCCCTGCTAAGGTTCCATTCAAAGGAAGAGTAGCTTCTGCATATTTTAATCGGATCCAACCATAGATCAGACTGGAAGCCATTCCTCCAGAAGCTGCAAACATGGTATTTGTAATGATCTTTGGCACATCGGAAGTGAAAGCGAGAGTGCTTCCCCCATTAAATCCGATCCAACCAAACCATAGTATCAATGTTCCAAGCATCGCAAGAGGTAAATTATGCCCTGTGATCTTCCGAACGGATCCATCCTTACCGTATTTTCCGGTCCGGTTTCCGATAAGTAACATCGCAGAAAGTCCAACCCAACCGCCAACACTATGCACTGCAGTAGAGCCCGCAAAATCCATAAAGCCAAGGTGTGCGAGCCAACCTGTAAATTGATCCCAATCTTGCAGATCTCTCCCCCAAACCCAGTGACCGAAAATCGGATAGATCAATGAAGAAATGATGGTAGTAACGATAATATACGCACCGAATTTCATTCTTTCGGCAACGGCGCCGGAAACGATAGTCGCTGCAGTTCCGCAGAACATGAGTTGGAATAAAAAGAAAACGGAAGTTTCAGGATTTGTTTTTGAAAAATCAGGAAAGAACATATCCTTTCCGATCCAACCATAATAGGTTGTGCCAAACATAAGCCCGAAACCTATTGAATAGAAAATGAGAGTAGCAATTCCGAAATCGGTAATATTCTTAATTGCTACGTTAATCGAGTTCTTTGTACGAGTGAGGCCGGATTCTAAACATAAAAATCCGGCCTGCATGAAAAATACCAATCCGGAAGAAAGAATGATCCAAAGAATATCGAAACTCGTTTTAGGCATCGAATTTCTTATTTCAGGAAATGATAAGCGAATTGGCAAGAAGCATTTCTGCTAATTGCTAAGTATACCTCTCCTTCTAACCTACTCTTAGGAAAATTGCAGTTCCAGATTATCCAAAGTACTGATCCAACCTTCTTTATGACCTTCCATAGAACTTTCGTTAGGAAGTCTTTCGTGAGTAAGGATCACTTCAGTTCCTTCGTTTTTATCTTTAAAGATTACAGTAACGAGGGTATTTCCTTGGTCCGGTCCTTCCCATCCATGAGTAAAAACAAGTTTTTCGTTCAAAATAATTTCTTGATATATCCCTCTAGCGATATAAACATCTCCGTTTCCGAGCATTGAGGTCCTGAATTTGCCCCCTACTTTGAAATCCATTTGGATCTCTCCAATCTTCAACTCCTTAGGACAGCCCCATTTTTTCATAATTTCAGGTTTGACCCATGCTTCGAAGACCTTCTCTCTTTTGGCCTTGATAAACTTAGATATTTGCAGTTTGTATTCTGCTGTTTTCATTCTATTTCCTCCAACAGTTCCTGGAGAGAATCCAGCTGATCCTCCCAGAATTTCTTATAATGTTGCATCCACCGATCCGCGCTCATCATTGCCTTTCCGTTCAGGCTTAAATAGGAGAAGGAACCCTCCTTTCTTCTATTCACTAACTTCGCCTTTTCCAAAACCTTAATATGTTTAGAAGCAGCTGCTAATGACATTTCGAACGGTTTTGCGATTTCCGTGATCACCCTCTCTTTTTTAGAAAGGCTTCTTAACATTGCCCTTCTTGTCGGGTCGGACAATGCCTGGAAGATCAGATTGAGGTCGTATTTTCTGGATTCAACCATATGGTTAAATGTATATAGTAAGAACAAGAAGAGTCAACCATTCGGTTGAATGTTTTGAGAAAAAATTTCGGAATGAAGTAGATCTCTAATCAGATATATTTATGTAAAATATTCGAATTAGAGATCTACTACGGTTTTTACCTTACTCTTTTAGATTACCCGTACGACGTATTGCACAGATGTAGAAGCAGGCGAAGTCTCAGTTCCGAATCTTGGGGCCCCGCTTGGTCCGTCCGTAATTGGATCTAATACATAAACCATTCCTTGCCCAATTTGAGAAGTTCCTGCTCCAGAATACCCGTCTGGATGGATCAAATCAGCGGAAATTCCGATGGCTGAGTGCCTATGGCTTTGGAATCTATCTTGGATCTCTTGGCCAATTCCTCCGCCATCATAATTTCCTCCGGCAGCTTTCGCTCGATTAGAATGTTGTCCTGCACCTCGAGCAAAAATTCCTCTTCGATCCGGCAAATTGAATGTTGTGGAACCATTTCCAAAACCATACTGACTATGAGTCAGCAAATTCCCCGTTTGATTCGAAGTTAGATCTATAACAGCACCCCCTTGAGTGAGAGAGATCTGAAAGTCATTAGCAGTCGGATTTAATACAAAGTAAGGAACGTTTGTTGTGATCCCTCCTCCGGTAAAAGAAAACTTAACCAATTGACCTGCACTAAGTCCATGAGAAGTCGATTGTATTCGATCTGTAGTTGGCACAAGACCGGTTATCGTTCGATGAACAAGATTCCAGAGAGAAGAATATGTCGTCCTCGAAATTGCTTGCCCATTTGCGATCATATAGGTTGAAGGAATATTAGGAAAATCGAATTCAATAATCGCACCCAAAGGAACGTTAATCTGCGAAAGCAGAACTGTCAAAGAATCGATTTGAGATTGTAAATTCTCTAGCTGGGATTGTAGAGAAATATCGTTTGCGTAAAGTGAAGAATATTCTTGGTCAAAAAGTAGTCCGTCATTCGGCGTACTCCTATTCCAAGATATCTTCTTGCTTGTGTTGGGAATTGGCATTTAAATGCTCTCCTAAATGGTATATAATCCATATCAGGAATTCATCCATCTGAGCCACATAAGAGAGAATTTATGATCTTTTTCGCTTAACGATATAAAATTAAAAATATATAATTTATAATAGTATAATATAAATTCAATTCATAACTTTCGCCTTTCCTCAAGCCAAAAAATGGCGTCT
This window encodes:
- a CDS encoding phosphotransferase family protein translates to MPAKKTNRPSPGNSLAIGRSAEISEYGPSKILKLFFKEFPASEVDTEYSNSVIAFSAGATSMKCYEKVKIGDRKGLIFDRLDGISLTKLPDKKPLTFFSLSKILADLHLDLHNKQTKKMKDIRSEAVKVLSKEPLSFLSKDEKKIAKQFIENLPEGSSVLHLDFHPENVIVTNDSFVIIDWMTALKGDAAADVASTVFLFQDAELWPGTPFLKVLFYTVVRKFILKGYLKRYLSISGMDWKDIERWRLPILIFRLGLWNIESERAALQKEIREIVSSFKAGK
- a CDS encoding DUF3147 family protein gives rise to the protein MLYLALKYAVTSALVVLISEIARRNDRIGALIASLPLVTILTLLWLQFERTDPEKISNHAYYTFWFVIPTLPMFLIFPKLYSAFGFWFALGSCVLLTVLLFVSFNYVLEKFGIKLI
- the amt gene encoding ammonium transporter, coding for MPKTSFDILWIILSSGLVFFMQAGFLCLESGLTRTKNSINVAIKNITDFGIATLIFYSIGFGLMFGTTYYGWIGKDMFFPDFSKTNPETSVFFLFQLMFCGTAATIVSGAVAERMKFGAYIIVTTIISSLIYPIFGHWVWGRDLQDWDQFTGWLAHLGFMDFAGSTAVHSVGGWVGLSAMLLIGNRTGKYGKDGSVRKITGHNLPLAMLGTLILWFGWIGFNGGSTLAFTSDVPKIITNTMFAASGGMASSLIYGWIRLKYAEATLPLNGTLAGLVAITAPCNAVNSLESILIGLVAGILMFEAGVLLEKLKLDDAVGAIPVHLVSGIWGTLAVGFFGDLSVLGTGLDRTTQILVQFLGVVSCAILSFGVSYPLLYVIHRFYSLRVSPQNEFQGLNYTEHRATTELIDLFMEMEYQKQTGDLSQDLSIEPFTEVGQIAERYNLVLDKIRTNIKEKETLAIELEHNLSLLQSDLSTARKIQSGIISQEDKLTGELEITVRYLPLTEVGGDFFDIMELRPGLTRVFLADATGHGVQAALLTMAIKAIYESLKRGIYSVTEILYHLNNEFLHTFKNLNQFFTCIVVDIDTNLNLIRYSSAGHVPQYLLQDQEIHSLEKTGRIMGVIPNTKYTSNEIGFNQDSKLILFTDGLFEQWNSNKEEFGEERVEAIIGNLKGISIGEGIDQILNKLDEFLDGSPKQDDISVLGISRKIQKPSR
- a CDS encoding SRPBCC family protein, yielding MKTAEYKLQISKFIKAKREKVFEAWVKPEIMKKWGCPKELKIGEIQMDFKVGGKFRTSMLGNGDVYIARGIYQEIILNEKLVFTHGWEGPDQGNTLVTVIFKDKNEGTEVILTHERLPNESSMEGHKEGWISTLDNLELQFS
- a CDS encoding ArsR/SmtB family transcription factor — encoded protein: MFLLYTFNHMVESRKYDLNLIFQALSDPTRRAMLRSLSKKERVITEIAKPFEMSLAAASKHIKVLEKAKLVNRRKEGSFSYLSLNGKAMMSADRWMQHYKKFWEDQLDSLQELLEEIE
- a CDS encoding phage tail protein, translated to MPIPNTSKKISWNRSTPNDGLLFDQEYSSLYANDISLQSQLENLQSQIDSLTVLLSQINVPLGAIIEFDFPNIPSTYMIANGQAISRTTYSSLWNLVHRTITGLVPTTDRIQSTSHGLSAGQLVKFSFTGGGITTNVPYFVLNPTANDFQISLTQGGAVIDLTSNQTGNLLTHSQYGFGNGSTTFNLPDRRGIFARGAGQHSNRAKAAGGNYDGGGIGQEIQDRFQSHRHSAIGISADLIHPDGYSGAGTSQIGQGMVYVLDPITDGPSGAPRFGTETSPASTSVQYVVRVI